In Clostridium sp. JN-1, one genomic interval encodes:
- a CDS encoding 3D domain-containing protein: MVEKLKNYFNKYLSNGSKIIMGMFLVTLVVLVSVIYNTKKVITVCIGDKQMQITTFSDNYKKALENNHVVIGPKDRTTPSLDSEVVDKGKITIKRAVDVEVKVDGKKLAIKSAEDNVKDMLKAEKIKVNKSDEVSPAENQPLRQDLKVVVTRLETKDVKEVKSIDYETVVKKDDTREQGNDQILQEGQSGEKEVTTEVLYKDGKEVSRKVVSETVKKQPVQKIVAMGTLGVYTPSRGSRILYSNAISMRATGYTDDYESTGKSPGDRGFGITASGTVAKRSTGGCSSVAVDPRVIPLGTKLYIEGYGYAIAEDTGGAIKGNRVDLFFDSASEANNWGVRQVNVYIIK, encoded by the coding sequence ATGGTGGAAAAGTTAAAGAATTATTTTAATAAGTATCTTTCCAATGGCTCAAAGATTATAATGGGTATGTTTTTGGTAACTTTGGTAGTTTTAGTGTCAGTAATATATAATACTAAAAAAGTAATAACAGTCTGTATAGGCGATAAGCAGATGCAAATTACTACATTTAGCGATAATTATAAAAAAGCGCTGGAAAATAATCATGTAGTTATAGGGCCAAAGGATAGGACGACACCGAGTTTAGACAGTGAAGTAGTAGATAAAGGTAAAATTACAATAAAGAGGGCAGTAGACGTTGAGGTAAAAGTTGATGGAAAAAAATTAGCTATAAAATCTGCAGAAGATAATGTTAAAGACATGTTAAAAGCAGAAAAAATAAAAGTAAACAAGTCTGATGAAGTCAGTCCAGCTGAGAATCAACCATTAAGACAAGATTTAAAAGTAGTAGTAACTAGATTAGAAACAAAAGATGTAAAAGAAGTAAAATCGATAGATTATGAGACAGTTGTAAAGAAAGATGACACCAGGGAACAAGGTAATGATCAGATTTTACAAGAGGGGCAATCAGGGGAAAAAGAAGTTACAACAGAAGTTCTATATAAAGATGGTAAAGAAGTCTCAAGAAAAGTTGTAAGTGAGACAGTTAAAAAGCAGCCTGTTCAAAAAATTGTAGCCATGGGAACGTTAGGAGTTTATACTCCTTCGCGTGGAAGTAGAATTTTATATAGTAACGCTATATCAATGAGAGCTACAGGATATACCGATGATTATGAGAGCACTGGTAAATCACCAGGAGATCGTGGTTTCGGAATTACAGCATCTGGTACTGTGGCAAAGAGAAGTACAGGTGGTTGTAGTTCAGTGGCTGTTGACCCTAGAGTTATTCCTCTTGGCACTAAACTCTATATCGAAGGATATGGATATGCAATTGCAGAAGATACAGGCGGTGCAATAAAAGGAAATAGAGTGGATTTATTTTTTGATTCCGCTTCAGAAGCCAATAATTGGGGAGTAAGACAGGTAAATGTATATATAATTAAGTAG
- the rnmV gene encoding ribonuclease M5, with the protein MIKEVIVVEGRDDVTAVKKAVDAEIIAVGGFGINKKVIQKISEAQRRQGVIVLTDPDFAGEKIRKIISKRVKGIKHAYISQKDGIKNGDIGVENANPDIIIRALQNAKCEIKEKRVEFNMDDMIYFGLTGTSASKDKRDALGKELGIGYCNAAQFLRRLNNYGIGKEEFIKALNNISEDNK; encoded by the coding sequence ATGATAAAAGAAGTTATAGTTGTTGAAGGTAGAGATGATGTAACAGCAGTAAAAAAGGCTGTAGATGCTGAAATAATAGCTGTTGGTGGTTTTGGAATAAACAAAAAAGTTATACAAAAAATAAGTGAAGCTCAAAGGAGGCAGGGAGTTATAGTATTAACCGATCCTGATTTTGCAGGGGAAAAAATAAGAAAAATAATTTCTAAAAGGGTTAAAGGGATAAAACATGCATATATATCACAAAAGGATGGAATCAAGAATGGTGATATAGGAGTTGAAAATGCAAATCCGGATATAATAATAAGGGCACTTCAAAATGCTAAATGTGAAATAAAAGAAAAAAGAGTAGAGTTTAACATGGATGACATGATATATTTTGGACTTACGGGAACATCTGCTTCTAAGGATAAGAGAGATGCATTAGGAAAAGAACTTGGCATAGGATATTGTAATGCTGCCCAATTTTTAAGAAGGCTCAATAATTATGGAATAGGCAAAGAAGAATTTATAAAAGCCTTAAATAACATAAGTGAGGATAATAAATAA
- the rsmA gene encoding 16S rRNA (adenine(1518)-N(6)/adenine(1519)-N(6))-dimethyltransferase RsmA: MYTKDIVKKYGFKFSKRLGQNFLIDNSVLEDIIDGANVSPDDVVLEIGPGVGTLTRELLKKAKKVYAVELDSTLIPILKEELREFDNLELINEDVLKLDLSELIKGESNVKVVANLPYYVTTPIVLKLLNENLNFESLTVMIQKEVGERMAAEPNCKEYGSLSVLVQYYCNIQIIRKVSSECFIPSPKVDSMVIKLTKLPAPSIKVRDKDLFFKIVRLSFNMRRKTLWNALKPLNIDKVELQKAFQNCNIDPKRRGETLSLDEFGRLSDFIYDLL; the protein is encoded by the coding sequence ATGTATACTAAAGATATAGTTAAAAAATATGGTTTTAAGTTTTCAAAAAGGTTGGGACAGAATTTTTTAATTGATAATTCAGTTTTAGAAGATATTATAGATGGTGCTAATGTATCACCTGATGACGTGGTTTTAGAAATAGGTCCTGGAGTTGGAACACTTACAAGAGAACTTTTAAAGAAGGCTAAAAAGGTTTATGCTGTAGAACTTGATTCAACTTTGATACCAATTTTAAAAGAAGAATTAAGGGAATTTGATAATCTTGAACTTATAAATGAAGATGTACTTAAATTAGACCTTAGTGAATTAATTAAGGGTGAATCAAATGTCAAGGTAGTAGCTAACTTGCCTTACTATGTAACTACACCAATAGTATTGAAACTTTTAAATGAAAATTTAAATTTTGAATCATTAACTGTAATGATTCAAAAAGAAGTTGGTGAAAGAATGGCTGCAGAACCTAATTGTAAAGAATATGGTTCACTATCAGTACTTGTACAATATTATTGCAATATACAAATTATAAGAAAAGTTAGTTCTGAATGCTTTATACCAAGTCCTAAAGTTGATTCAATGGTTATAAAGTTAACAAAACTTCCTGCACCTAGTATTAAAGTAAGAGATAAGGACTTATTCTTTAAAATTGTAAGACTTTCATTTAATATGAGAAGAAAAACTTTATGGAATGCACTTAAACCACTTAATATTGATAAGGTGGAATTACAAAAGGCTTTTCAAAACTGCAATATCGATCCAAAGAGACGAGGAGAAACTTTATCATTAGACGAGTTTGGCAGACTTTCTGACTTTATATACGATTTACTATAA
- a CDS encoding anaerobic ribonucleoside triphosphate reductase produces the protein MLYVVKRDGRKVEFDPGKIRNAIKGSSEEIGYDLKESDFIDLTQKVIKKIEGLNIDEIKVEDIQNIVEKTLMENDYKQVGAAYSNYRKERTKIREIKSDLMKVIEKIGIETDRDNANVGNNFSSKLLRIASESNKWHNLASMPKYLAKAHENGDVYYHDLDSYNLTVNCLHIPTKEILDRGFNTGYGTIRKPRRIESAAELSCILLQSTQNDMFGGQSHSDFDNDMSEFVEPTREEISKELLEVGVKDSDIDELVEKKLRKTIQQSMQGIVYNLNTMHSRAGSQVPFSSVNIGVPKSKDAALICEIFLTEYEKGLGKGEQPIFPNIIFRVKAGVNKNPEDPYYYLFKLACRVAAKRMNPTFMNLDADFNKYYYDKGILPATMGCRTYVMSNINGEAGVKGRGNIAPTTINLPRLGIVAKGDINKFFKLLDAKLDLAKESLMHRYGVLKRLRVKDLPFVVGQGLMKGSENLKPEDSIEPVLKQGTWAIGFIGLAETLVALTGHHHGETKEARELGFKIVSYIREYTDKTTEETHLNWSCYATPAEGLSGKFIVQDKKIFGEIKGVTDKDYYTNSYHIPVNFPISIKDKIDIEAPYHKLCNGGHISYVELDDYPSPEVVMDILKYAYSTNINYIGINFHIRYCRQCGTYLHGECECPKCGSTDIQGISRVTGYLSLDERFGVGKTAERSDRLSHSNHKKIYN, from the coding sequence ATGCTATATGTTGTGAAGAGAGATGGAAGAAAGGTTGAATTTGATCCTGGAAAAATAAGAAATGCTATAAAAGGTTCTTCAGAAGAAATTGGATATGATCTTAAGGAAAGTGATTTTATAGATTTGACTCAAAAGGTTATAAAAAAAATAGAAGGACTTAATATAGATGAAATTAAAGTTGAAGATATACAAAACATAGTTGAAAAAACTTTAATGGAAAATGATTATAAACAAGTAGGTGCAGCTTATTCAAATTATAGAAAAGAAAGAACTAAAATAAGAGAAATAAAATCAGACTTGATGAAAGTCATAGAAAAAATAGGAATAGAGACAGATAGAGATAATGCTAATGTTGGAAATAACTTTAGTTCAAAGTTACTTAGAATAGCAAGTGAATCCAATAAGTGGCATAATTTAGCATCTATGCCAAAGTATCTTGCTAAAGCACATGAAAATGGAGATGTCTATTATCATGATTTAGATAGCTATAATCTTACTGTAAATTGTTTACATATACCAACAAAGGAAATACTCGATAGAGGATTTAACACAGGATATGGAACCATAAGAAAACCAAGAAGGATAGAATCTGCCGCTGAATTATCATGTATACTTTTGCAATCAACTCAAAATGATATGTTTGGTGGACAGTCTCATTCGGATTTTGATAATGATATGAGTGAATTTGTTGAACCTACAAGAGAAGAAATAAGTAAAGAGTTATTAGAAGTTGGAGTTAAAGACAGCGATATAGATGAATTAGTTGAAAAGAAGCTTAGAAAAACTATACAACAGTCTATGCAGGGTATTGTATATAATTTAAATACGATGCATTCACGTGCTGGTTCTCAAGTCCCATTTTCATCTGTTAATATAGGTGTACCAAAATCTAAGGATGCAGCACTTATATGTGAAATATTCCTAACAGAATATGAAAAAGGACTTGGAAAGGGAGAGCAGCCTATTTTCCCTAATATAATTTTTAGGGTAAAAGCAGGTGTAAACAAGAATCCTGAAGATCCATACTATTATTTATTTAAATTAGCTTGCAGAGTTGCTGCAAAGAGGATGAATCCTACTTTTATGAATTTGGATGCAGATTTTAATAAGTATTATTATGATAAAGGAATACTACCAGCTACTATGGGATGCAGAACTTATGTAATGTCTAATATAAATGGAGAAGCTGGTGTTAAGGGAAGAGGAAATATTGCACCTACTACTATAAACTTACCTAGACTTGGAATTGTTGCTAAGGGTGATATAAATAAGTTCTTTAAACTTTTAGATGCCAAGCTTGATTTGGCAAAAGAGTCACTTATGCATAGGTATGGTGTATTAAAAAGATTAAGAGTTAAAGATCTTCCATTTGTTGTAGGTCAAGGACTTATGAAAGGATCTGAAAACTTGAAACCAGAAGATTCAATAGAACCAGTACTTAAGCAGGGAACATGGGCTATTGGATTTATAGGGCTTGCTGAGACACTAGTTGCTCTGACAGGACATCATCATGGAGAAACGAAAGAAGCAAGAGAACTTGGATTTAAGATAGTATCATATATAAGAGAATATACTGATAAGACAACTGAAGAAACGCATTTGAATTGGAGCTGTTATGCAACACCAGCAGAAGGTCTTAGTGGTAAGTTTATAGTTCAAGATAAAAAGATATTTGGAGAAATAAAAGGAGTAACCGATAAAGATTATTATACTAATTCTTATCATATACCTGTAAACTTCCCTATATCCATAAAGGATAAAATAGATATAGAAGCTCCTTATCACAAGTTATGTAACGGAGGACATATAAGCTATGTAGAATTAGATGATTATCCTTCACCAGAAGTTGTAATGGATATTTTAAAGTATGCTTATAGTACTAACATAAATTATATAGGTATTAATTTTCATATAAGATACTGCAGACAATGTGGAACATATCTACATGGTGAATGTGAATGTCCTAAATGCGGAAGTACTGATATACAGGGAATTTCTAGAGTAACTGGTTATTTATCTTTAGATGAAAGATTTGGAGTAGGAAAGACAGCTGAAAGGTCAGATAGATTGTCACACTCTAATCATAAAAAGATATATAACTAG
- the nrdG gene encoding anaerobic ribonucleoside-triphosphate reductase activating protein — translation MEQIKTIRLAGITYESLVNGPGIRRVFFSQGCRHNCKGCFNPSTHAFDGGELKDMDELLKDVKENPMLHGVTFSGGDPFEQAEEFSYMGEKIKEFGLNIWCYTGYVFEYIFENRNKVKGWNRLLNCIDVLVDGKFDEKKYDPNLKFKGSSNQRIIDVKKTLELGSVVLLKKV, via the coding sequence ATGGAACAAATTAAAACTATACGATTAGCTGGAATAACTTATGAGAGTCTTGTAAATGGTCCTGGAATAAGAAGAGTATTTTTTTCTCAAGGATGCAGACATAATTGTAAAGGGTGTTTTAATCCGTCCACACATGCATTTGATGGTGGAGAGCTAAAAGATATGGATGAACTGCTTAAGGATGTAAAAGAAAATCCAATGCTGCATGGGGTTACTTTTTCTGGTGGGGATCCATTTGAACAGGCAGAAGAATTTTCTTATATGGGTGAAAAAATAAAAGAATTTGGACTAAACATATGGTGTTATACAGGATATGTATTTGAATACATTTTTGAAAATAGAAATAAAGTAAAAGGGTGGAATAGACTTTTAAATTGCATAGATGTATTAGTAGATGGCAAGTTTGATGAAAAAAAATATGATCCAAATCTTAAATTCAAGGGATCTTCTAATCAAAGAATCATAGATGTTAAGAAAACTCTTGAATTGGGAAGTGTTGTATTATTGAAAAAAGTTTAA
- a CDS encoding metalloregulator ArsR/SmtB family transcription factor gives MKDDIKIEVCDCSEIHKDCIECVRDNMLEEKTFLKLSDLFKVLGDNTRIKIIYALFKTELCVCDIAQVLQMSQSSISHQLRILKSAHLVKFRREGKVVYYSLDDEHIFQLFNAGLEHIQHN, from the coding sequence ATGAAGGATGATATAAAAATAGAAGTTTGTGATTGCAGTGAAATTCATAAGGATTGTATTGAATGTGTTAGAGATAATATGCTTGAAGAAAAAACTTTTTTAAAGTTATCAGATTTGTTTAAAGTGCTTGGAGACAATACTAGGATAAAGATAATATATGCATTATTCAAAACAGAATTATGTGTTTGTGATATTGCACAAGTTTTGCAGATGAGTCAATCATCAATATCTCATCAACTTAGAATTTTGAAATCTGCACATTTGGTAAAGTTCAGAAGGGAAGGTAAGGTTGTCTATTATTCATTAGATGATGAACACATATTTCAATTATTTAATGCAGGGCTTGAACACATTCAGCATAATTGA
- a CDS encoding MBL fold metallo-hydrolase — protein MIIKWLGHSSFLIENSNGKKILTDPFDETVGYKCCSEKIDIVTISHHHFDHDYVDNLKCDNIIDKTGTFNICDINIKGIPSYHDKVKGAKRGKNIIFTFDIDGYKVCHLGDLGYVLSSNEIQQMGPIDILIVPIGGNYTINGSEASELAKAIKSHIVIPMHYKTPLLSFELGGLENFLIHMKNGDRLGSNTLVIDKPLKELNAVKILNYK, from the coding sequence ATGATAATTAAATGGCTTGGACATTCTTCATTTTTAATAGAAAATTCTAATGGTAAAAAAATACTTACTGATCCATTTGATGAAACCGTTGGATACAAGTGCTGCAGTGAAAAGATTGACATAGTTACAATAAGCCATCATCATTTTGATCATGATTATGTAGACAATTTAAAGTGTGATAATATCATTGATAAAACAGGCACATTCAATATATGTGACATCAATATAAAGGGAATACCCTCATATCACGATAAAGTGAAAGGTGCAAAACGCGGTAAAAATATTATTTTTACTTTTGACATAGATGGATACAAAGTATGCCACCTAGGAGACCTTGGCTATGTTCTTTCAAGCAATGAAATACAGCAGATGGGACCTATCGACATTTTAATTGTACCTATAGGCGGAAATTATACAATAAATGGCAGTGAAGCTTCCGAACTAGCTAAAGCAATTAAAAGCCATATAGTAATACCTATGCATTACAAAACTCCATTACTTTCATTTGAATTGGGCGGGCTTGAAAATTTTCTAATTCATATGAAAAATGGCGATAGGTTAGGCAGTAATACTCTTGTTATTGATAAGCCGCTTAAAGAGTTAAACGCAGTAAAAATTTTAAATTATAAGTAA
- the ileS gene encoding isoleucine--tRNA ligase — MYKKVDNTRSFAEMEKDIMKLWDDKQIIKKNFDLNKDGEYFTFYDGPPTANGKPHIGHVLTRVMKDLIPRYKVMKGYRVLRKAGWDTHGLPVELEVEKSLGISGKPQIEEYGVEKFTKKCKDSVFTYVSEWKEMSERTGFWVDMEKPYVTYHNDYIESVWWALKQIWNKGLLYKGYKIVPYCPRCGTALSSHEVSQGYKDVKETSVYVKFKLKGQDKYMLAWTTTPWTLPSNVALAVNKAYDYVEVINNGEHLILAEALLNKLEGEYEVVRKFKGEELVGLEYERMFNFVKPEQGKKAFCVVHADYVTLTDGTGIVHTAPAFGEDDSNTAKKYNLAFINLVDTQGRFVDEVTNWKGMFVKDADPKIVEYLEEKNILYKSEKFKHSYPFCWRCDTPLLYYPRDTWFIRMSALRDKLVKNTNDTKWYPDNVRTGRFGNFVENVIDWGLSRERYWGTPLPIWQCECGHRECIGSIEELKKKGINVSENIELHKPYIDEVKLRCPHCGKEMTRTSEVIDCWFDSGSMPFAQHHYPFENKEVFEKNFPAQFISEAVDQTRGWFYTLMAISTILFDRSPFENCVVLGHVLDKHGLKMSKHKGNVLDPMTVLENEGADASRWYFYTASAPWLPSRFYEEAVQESQRKFLGTLWNVYSFYVLYAEIDEFNPLEYKDFVSKNVMDKWIISKLNSLIKETEDHLDNYEITQAALNIGNFVDELSNWYVRINRSRYWSETLTDDKIGAYVTLYRVLVTLTKVAAPFVPFMTEELYQNLVAALDKDALESVHLCKWPLYDEKVIDEQLESDMEEAYRIVKLGRSARNSANIKNRQPLSEMLVSVKHLPEYYGDIIKDELNIKNIKFNADLSKYVNFDIKPNLPVLGKKYGKLIPVIRNKISSMNQMELAQKIRNGETVLIYAGDVEIELNEENLLVTMQGLEGFAFAGENNVGVVLETNITQQLKEEGNLREILSKIQNMRKESGFEVADKIKLYVSGDEELESVIKKFEDRVKKETLAVEVLYNQDKKYGKCKINGKDFDILVEVVK, encoded by the coding sequence ATGTATAAAAAAGTTGACAACACTAGAAGTTTTGCCGAGATGGAAAAAGACATAATGAAACTCTGGGACGATAAACAAATTATAAAAAAGAACTTTGATCTAAATAAAGATGGAGAGTATTTTACATTCTACGATGGACCGCCAACAGCAAACGGAAAACCACATATAGGTCATGTACTAACAAGAGTTATGAAAGATTTAATACCTAGGTATAAAGTTATGAAAGGGTATAGGGTCTTGAGAAAAGCAGGATGGGATACTCATGGACTTCCAGTAGAACTTGAAGTTGAAAAATCTCTTGGTATATCTGGAAAACCACAAATTGAAGAGTATGGTGTAGAAAAGTTTACTAAAAAGTGTAAGGATAGTGTTTTCACTTATGTAAGTGAGTGGAAAGAGATGTCTGAAAGAACAGGTTTCTGGGTTGATATGGAGAAACCATATGTAACATATCATAATGATTATATAGAATCAGTATGGTGGGCTTTAAAACAAATTTGGAATAAAGGACTCTTATACAAGGGATATAAGATAGTACCTTATTGTCCAAGGTGTGGAACAGCACTGTCTTCACATGAAGTATCCCAAGGATATAAGGATGTAAAGGAAACTTCAGTATATGTAAAATTTAAGTTAAAAGGTCAAGATAAATATATGCTTGCATGGACAACTACACCATGGACATTACCAAGTAATGTGGCTTTAGCAGTTAACAAGGCATATGATTATGTTGAAGTAATTAATAATGGAGAACACTTAATATTAGCTGAAGCTCTTCTTAATAAACTTGAAGGTGAATATGAAGTAGTTAGAAAGTTCAAAGGAGAAGAACTAGTTGGATTAGAGTATGAGCGGATGTTTAATTTTGTTAAACCAGAACAAGGTAAAAAGGCATTTTGTGTTGTTCATGCAGACTATGTAACTTTAACAGATGGTACAGGTATAGTTCATACTGCTCCTGCTTTTGGTGAAGATGATAGTAATACGGCAAAAAAATATAATCTTGCATTTATAAATTTAGTAGATACTCAAGGACGTTTTGTTGATGAAGTTACAAACTGGAAAGGTATGTTTGTAAAAGATGCAGACCCTAAAATAGTTGAATACTTAGAAGAAAAGAATATATTATATAAATCAGAAAAGTTTAAACACTCTTATCCATTTTGTTGGAGATGCGACACTCCATTACTTTACTATCCAAGGGATACATGGTTTATAAGAATGTCTGCATTAAGGGATAAGTTAGTTAAAAATACTAATGATACTAAGTGGTATCCTGATAATGTAAGGACAGGAAGGTTTGGAAACTTTGTTGAAAATGTTATAGATTGGGGACTAAGTAGAGAAAGATATTGGGGTACACCTCTACCAATATGGCAGTGTGAATGCGGACATAGAGAATGTATAGGAAGTATAGAAGAACTTAAGAAAAAGGGAATAAATGTTTCTGAAAATATAGAACTTCACAAACCATATATAGATGAAGTTAAATTAAGATGTCCTCATTGTGGAAAAGAAATGACAAGAACAAGTGAAGTTATAGACTGCTGGTTTGATTCAGGCTCAATGCCTTTTGCACAACATCATTATCCATTTGAAAATAAGGAAGTATTTGAAAAGAATTTCCCTGCCCAATTTATATCAGAGGCAGTTGACCAAACAAGAGGATGGTTTTATACATTAATGGCTATATCAACAATATTATTTGATAGAAGTCCATTTGAAAATTGTGTTGTATTAGGTCATGTACTTGATAAACATGGACTTAAGATGTCAAAACATAAGGGTAATGTATTAGATCCTATGACAGTCTTAGAAAATGAAGGAGCAGATGCTTCAAGGTGGTACTTCTATACAGCAAGTGCACCATGGCTTCCATCTAGATTTTATGAAGAGGCAGTACAGGAAAGCCAAAGAAAATTCTTAGGAACACTTTGGAATGTATATTCTTTTTATGTACTTTATGCAGAGATTGATGAATTTAATCCACTTGAGTATAAAGATTTTGTAAGCAAAAATGTAATGGATAAATGGATTATATCAAAATTAAATTCATTGATAAAAGAAACAGAAGATCACTTGGATAATTATGAAATTACACAAGCAGCTCTTAATATAGGTAATTTTGTAGATGAACTTTCAAACTGGTATGTTAGAATAAATAGATCCAGGTATTGGAGTGAAACTCTAACAGATGATAAGATAGGAGCTTATGTAACTTTGTATAGAGTACTTGTTACATTAACTAAAGTTGCAGCTCCATTTGTACCATTTATGACTGAAGAGTTATATCAAAATCTTGTAGCAGCTCTTGATAAGGATGCACTTGAAAGTGTTCATCTTTGCAAATGGCCATTATATGATGAAAAAGTTATAGATGAACAATTGGAATCTGATATGGAAGAAGCATATAGAATAGTTAAGCTTGGAAGAAGTGCAAGAAATTCAGCTAACATTAAAAATAGACAGCCGCTTTCTGAAATGCTTGTAAGCGTTAAACATCTTCCAGAATACTATGGTGATATAATAAAAGATGAGTTGAATATAAAGAATATAAAATTTAATGCTGATTTATCTAAATACGTCAACTTTGATATAAAGCCAAATTTACCTGTACTAGGTAAAAAGTATGGTAAATTAATACCTGTTATAAGAAATAAGATATCATCAATGAATCAAATGGAACTTGCACAGAAGATAAGAAATGGTGAGACTGTATTAATTTATGCAGGTGATGTTGAAATAGAGCTAAATGAGGAAAACTTACTTGTAACAATGCAGGGACTTGAAGGATTTGCATTTGCAGGTGAAAATAATGTTGGAGTAGTACTGGAGACCAACATAACACAGCAATTAAAAGAAGAAGGTAATTTGAGAGAAATATTAAGTAAAATCCAAAACATGAGAAAAGAAAGTGGTTTTGAAGTAGCTGATAAGATAAAACTTTATGTGAGCGGAGATGAGGAATTAGAATCTGTAATCAAGAAATTTGAAGACAGAGTAAAGAAGGAAACTCTAGCAGTTGAAGTTTTATATAATCAAGATAAAAAGTATGGCAAATGCAAAATAAATGGTAAAGATTTTGACATTTTGGTAGAAGTAGTTAAATAA
- a CDS encoding LacI family DNA-binding transcriptional regulator has protein sequence MPASIKDVAKEAGVSIATVSRVLNDVDVVNEETKKKVLKAIDKLGYRPNIVARSLKTQRTKTVGIIIPDISSPFYPEIVRGAEDVSNIYDYNMILCNTDLDSEKEMEYLRVLREKMVDGVLYMSSSLKSNILELINKLQIPMVMVETTSDKGNIPSITINNERAALDAVNYLVKNGSKKIAYIGTHKDEINASAIRYKGYAAGLKQNNLTFNENMVYFGGLKARDGYEGMKKILSYTKVDGVFCGSDEIAMGAINLLREKSIKVPEDVNVIGFDNIYSAATFYPKLTTVAQPMYDMGSVGMRMLIKVINKQELEERNYVLKHEIIERDSCKK, from the coding sequence ATGCCAGCATCAATAAAAGATGTAGCTAAAGAAGCAGGAGTTTCTATTGCTACAGTATCAAGAGTTTTAAATGATGTAGACGTTGTGAATGAAGAAACTAAAAAAAAGGTTTTAAAAGCTATAGATAAATTAGGATATAGACCCAACATAGTTGCAAGAAGTTTGAAAACACAAAGAACTAAAACAGTTGGAATAATAATACCAGATATATCAAGTCCCTTCTATCCTGAAATAGTAAGGGGTGCTGAAGACGTATCAAATATATATGATTACAATATGATACTTTGTAATACCGACCTGGATTCTGAAAAAGAAATGGAATACTTAAGAGTACTTAGGGAAAAAATGGTTGATGGGGTTTTATATATGAGTAGTTCACTTAAAAGCAATATACTCGAATTAATAAATAAACTCCAGATTCCTATGGTTATGGTCGAAACCACAAGTGACAAAGGTAACATACCAAGTATAACTATAAATAATGAAAGAGCGGCATTAGATGCTGTTAACTATCTTGTTAAAAATGGAAGCAAGAAGATAGCATACATAGGCACTCATAAAGATGAGATAAATGCAAGTGCAATTAGATATAAGGGATACGCAGCAGGACTGAAACAAAATAATTTAACTTTTAATGAAAATATGGTTTACTTTGGTGGATTAAAAGCTAGAGATGGATATGAAGGTATGAAAAAGATACTAAGTTATACAAAAGTAGATGGTGTTTTTTGCGGCAGTGATGAGATTGCCATGGGAGCAATAAATTTACTTAGAGAAAAAAGTATCAAGGTACCAGAGGATGTAAATGTTATAGGCTTTGATAATATTTATTCTGCAGCTACATTTTATCCTAAACTTACTACTGTGGCTCAACCAATGTATGATATGGGCTCAGTTGGAATGAGAATGCTTATAAAAGTCATAAATAAGCAGGAATTAGAAGAGAGAAACTACGTTTTAAAACACGAGATAATAGAAAGAGACTCTTGCAAGAAATAG